A single window of Archangium gephyra DNA harbors:
- a CDS encoding M2 family metallopeptidase, with product MNSTSPVKSLVRAALVVVPLIASPGCTPSAHGSTAGSSEEARTAAPAAEPQKSAEAAQPTAEDARQFATRVNEDLKRLWTRQATADWIKSTYITDDTERNAAVVNEEVLAYVSQAIKEAARFKDVQGLDADTSRTLHLLRVSSTLPAPSDAQKRAELAAIASKLDGLYGKGKYCGKDGKGQCKDLGDLSDVMAKSRNYDELLEAWTGWHTISTPMRPLYQRLVQLSNEGAQEIGFADTGALWRSNYDMPPEAFEKEAQRLWGQVKPLYDDLHCYVRARLAKQYGEDKVPAGKAIPAHLLGNMWSQEWNNIYSMVEPYKGQPSLDVDAELKRQNYDALRMVKLGESFFTSLGLKPLPETFWQRSQFTKPRDREVMCHASAWDITYDNDVRIKMCIKPTEEDLVTIHHELGHDYYYTYYYKLPVLYQSGAHDGFHEAIGDALTLSITPGYLKQLGLLKEVPKGDKGLINLQMKDAMEKVAFLPFGLLVDQWRWDVFSGRVKPEDYNKAWWALREKYQGVRAPVERTENDFDPGAKYHVPSNVPYTRYFLARILQFQFHRALCQAAGQKGALHECSIYGNKEAGQRLQAMLEMGASKPWPDALQALTGQREMDASAMLEYFAPLRTWLQEQNKGQKCGW from the coding sequence ATGAACAGCACCTCTCCCGTCAAGTCCCTCGTGCGTGCGGCCCTCGTGGTCGTCCCGCTCATCGCTTCTCCTGGCTGTACGCCCTCGGCGCATGGCTCCACCGCTGGCTCTTCCGAGGAGGCGCGCACCGCCGCGCCCGCCGCGGAGCCGCAGAAGTCCGCCGAGGCCGCGCAGCCCACGGCCGAGGACGCACGCCAGTTCGCCACCCGCGTGAACGAGGATCTCAAGCGTCTGTGGACGCGCCAGGCCACGGCCGACTGGATCAAGTCCACGTACATCACCGATGACACCGAGCGGAACGCGGCCGTCGTCAACGAGGAGGTGCTGGCCTACGTCAGCCAGGCCATCAAGGAGGCCGCGCGCTTCAAGGACGTACAGGGCCTGGACGCGGACACCTCGCGCACGCTGCACCTGCTGCGGGTGTCCTCCACGCTGCCCGCGCCGAGCGATGCGCAGAAGCGCGCGGAGCTGGCCGCCATCGCCTCGAAGCTCGATGGCCTCTATGGCAAGGGCAAGTACTGCGGCAAGGACGGCAAGGGTCAGTGCAAGGACCTGGGCGATCTGTCCGATGTGATGGCCAAGAGCCGCAACTACGACGAGCTGCTGGAGGCGTGGACGGGCTGGCACACCATCTCGACGCCGATGCGCCCGCTCTACCAGCGGCTGGTGCAGCTCTCCAACGAGGGCGCCCAGGAGATCGGCTTCGCGGACACGGGCGCGCTCTGGCGCTCCAACTACGACATGCCTCCCGAGGCCTTCGAGAAGGAGGCCCAGCGGCTGTGGGGGCAGGTGAAGCCCCTCTATGACGACCTGCACTGCTACGTGCGCGCCCGGCTGGCGAAGCAGTACGGCGAGGACAAGGTGCCCGCCGGCAAGGCCATCCCCGCGCACCTGCTCGGCAACATGTGGTCCCAGGAGTGGAACAACATCTACAGCATGGTGGAGCCCTACAAGGGCCAGCCCAGCCTGGACGTGGATGCCGAGCTGAAGCGGCAGAACTACGACGCCCTCCGCATGGTGAAGCTGGGTGAGAGCTTCTTCACCTCGCTGGGGCTCAAGCCGCTCCCGGAGACGTTCTGGCAGCGCTCGCAGTTCACCAAGCCGAGGGACCGCGAGGTGATGTGCCACGCCAGCGCCTGGGACATCACCTACGACAACGACGTGCGCATCAAGATGTGCATCAAGCCCACCGAGGAGGATCTGGTCACCATCCACCACGAGCTGGGCCACGACTACTACTACACGTACTACTACAAGCTTCCGGTGCTCTATCAGTCCGGCGCGCATGACGGCTTCCACGAGGCCATCGGTGATGCGCTCACCCTCTCCATCACCCCGGGCTACCTCAAGCAGCTGGGTCTGCTGAAGGAGGTCCCCAAGGGAGACAAGGGCCTCATCAACCTGCAGATGAAGGACGCCATGGAGAAGGTGGCCTTCCTGCCCTTCGGCCTGTTGGTGGATCAGTGGCGCTGGGATGTCTTCTCCGGGCGGGTGAAGCCGGAGGACTACAACAAGGCCTGGTGGGCGCTGCGCGAGAAGTACCAGGGCGTGCGCGCGCCGGTGGAGCGCACCGAGAACGACTTCGATCCGGGCGCCAAGTACCACGTCCCCTCCAACGTCCCCTACACGCGCTACTTCCTGGCGCGCATCCTCCAGTTCCAGTTCCACCGCGCGCTCTGCCAGGCCGCGGGCCAGAAGGGGGCCCTCCACGAGTGCTCCATCTACGGCAACAAGGAGGCCGGTCAGCGGCTCCAGGCCATGCTGGAGATGGGTGCCAGCAAGCCCTGGCCCGATGCGCTCCAGGCTCTCACCGGCCAGCGGGAGATGGATGCCTCGGCGATGCTGGAGTACTTCGCCCCGCTGCGCACCTGGCTGCAGGAGCAGAACAAGGGCCAGAAGTGCGGGTGGTAG
- a CDS encoding cold-shock protein — protein MATGTVKWFNDAKGFGFITQDGGGEDVFCHHSAINMDGFRTLAEGQRVEFEVTKGPKGLQAQNVRPA, from the coding sequence ATGGCAACTGGTACCGTGAAGTGGTTCAACGATGCGAAGGGCTTCGGATTCATCACGCAGGATGGCGGTGGCGAGGACGTGTTCTGCCACCACTCCGCCATCAACATGGATGGGTTCCGCACCCTGGCCGAGGGCCAGCGGGTCGAGTTCGAAGTGACCAAGGGCCCCAAGGGCCTGCAGGCGCAGAACGTGCGCCCGGCGTAA
- a CDS encoding SDR family NAD(P)-dependent oxidoreductase, protein MAANVPLRGRVCLVTGGASGIGWALVKALAREGARVHACDVSAENLPRVEAEARGEGLTVHLARCDVSDRQATERWVADVVAREGRVDVLVNNAAFIRWESVEAMPVEDAERTMRVGYDGMVYATRAVLPHMRAAGSGHIVNLGSLVGRVFVKGPSAAYAAVKAAIDAYTQVLQIELEDSPLRVTLVRLSAVAGTQFFGRHVDSARMPRIADLVPPLAPEVVAKALVRALQRGERNVDLPRFLPAVYLLFALAPGLTRWFATVGGAGRRDYSLPRGDVRTGDPS, encoded by the coding sequence ATGGCCGCGAACGTGCCGCTGAGGGGACGGGTGTGTCTGGTGACCGGGGGGGCGTCCGGCATCGGCTGGGCGCTGGTGAAGGCCCTGGCGCGCGAGGGCGCCCGCGTCCATGCGTGTGATGTGTCCGCGGAGAACCTCCCGCGGGTGGAGGCGGAGGCGCGCGGCGAGGGCCTCACCGTGCACCTGGCCCGCTGTGATGTCTCGGACCGGCAGGCCACGGAGCGCTGGGTGGCGGACGTGGTGGCGCGCGAGGGGCGGGTGGACGTGCTCGTGAACAACGCCGCCTTCATCCGCTGGGAGTCCGTGGAGGCCATGCCGGTGGAGGACGCCGAGCGCACCATGCGGGTGGGTTATGACGGCATGGTGTACGCGACGCGCGCGGTGCTCCCGCACATGCGCGCGGCCGGCAGCGGGCACATCGTCAACCTCGGCTCGCTGGTGGGGCGCGTCTTCGTGAAGGGGCCCTCGGCGGCCTATGCTGCGGTGAAGGCCGCCATCGACGCCTATACGCAGGTGCTGCAGATCGAGCTGGAGGACTCGCCCCTGCGCGTCACGCTCGTGAGGCTGTCCGCGGTGGCGGGCACCCAGTTCTTCGGGCGCCATGTGGACTCCGCGCGCATGCCGCGCATCGCGGACCTGGTGCCCCCGTTGGCGCCCGAGGTGGTGGCGAAGGCCCTCGTGCGGGCGCTCCAGCGTGGCGAGCGCAACGTGGACCTGCCGCGCTTCCTGCCCGCCGTGTACCTGCTCTTCGCGCTCGCCCCGGGCCTGACGCGTTGGTTCGCCACGGTGGGGGGGGCGGGGCGCCGGGACTATTCGCTGCCGCGCGGCGATGTCCGCACCGGAGATCCTTCATGA
- a CDS encoding acetoacetate decarboxylase family protein, with amino-acid sequence MTQQSGLAEVPFPPAPWRMSGECWVGLLKADRDVPCPAPWKPLLSSRLAMVVLMRYREGTLQYDELMVGPLVRHGLHLGLWVSHIWVTSEASLWGGRRMWSLPKELATFTWEEGRVRVADASGPIATFGVERRSGFGPSLPVPMPGIGGAPGGWTTFVGRMSGRLAPGGLRVEEWSERFPFRLQGPASFSVRAHPMSLTVPAPTVVTAF; translated from the coding sequence ATGACGCAGCAGTCTGGACTGGCCGAGGTTCCCTTTCCGCCCGCCCCCTGGCGGATGAGCGGGGAGTGCTGGGTGGGGCTGCTGAAAGCGGACCGGGACGTTCCCTGTCCGGCGCCCTGGAAGCCGCTGCTTTCCTCTCGCCTGGCCATGGTGGTGCTGATGCGCTACCGCGAGGGCACGCTCCAGTATGACGAGCTGATGGTGGGCCCGCTGGTGCGGCACGGCCTGCACCTGGGCCTGTGGGTCTCCCATATCTGGGTGACCAGCGAGGCGTCGCTCTGGGGCGGCCGCCGCATGTGGAGCCTCCCGAAGGAGCTGGCCACCTTCACCTGGGAGGAGGGACGCGTGCGGGTGGCGGACGCCTCGGGTCCCATCGCCACGTTCGGAGTGGAGCGGCGCTCGGGTTTCGGGCCCTCGCTCCCGGTGCCCATGCCGGGCATCGGAGGCGCTCCGGGCGGGTGGACCACCTTCGTCGGGCGGATGAGCGGGCGGCTCGCGCCGGGAGGCCTCCGGGTGGAGGAGTGGTCGGAGCGCTTCCCGTTCCGCCTCCAGGGCCCGGCCTCGTTCAGCGTCAGGGCCCATCCCATGTCCCTCACCGTGCCCGCGCCCACTGTCGTGACCGCGTTCTGA
- a CDS encoding polyprenyl synthetase family protein, whose protein sequence is MYDFDLSALRDAMRAPFPSIAPQLEPFYAMLEYHLGWRDERLQPQFGAAGKLVRPRLCTLACLAVGGQAEQVRPLAAALQLLHEMTLVHDDIQDRSEQRRGRSTVWRRWGDAQAINVGDALLILGQMALERLMAAGYPPKLVLDIIRAINQTALAICEGQYLDLAFEERLELTEADYLAMVERKTARLLGISLRTGALAGGGSAEAASSLEEYGIALGLAYQAQDDVLGIWGDPSVTGKPVADDLYRRKKSLPVVHALSHAVPEDRERLRTLLTTPEPADAQVQEMLDILARAGSRAATEQTVARYSRLACDALAKVPQCPPAVREELQTLVMALELRTS, encoded by the coding sequence ATGTACGACTTCGATCTGAGCGCCCTGCGTGACGCCATGCGTGCCCCGTTTCCCAGCATCGCGCCCCAGCTCGAGCCCTTCTACGCCATGCTCGAGTACCACCTGGGCTGGCGGGACGAGCGGCTCCAGCCCCAGTTCGGGGCGGCGGGCAAGCTCGTCCGGCCTCGGCTGTGCACGCTCGCCTGTCTCGCGGTGGGCGGGCAGGCCGAGCAGGTGCGTCCGCTGGCGGCCGCCCTCCAGCTGCTGCACGAGATGACGCTCGTGCACGACGACATCCAGGATCGCAGCGAGCAGCGCCGCGGCCGCTCCACCGTGTGGCGCCGTTGGGGCGATGCCCAGGCCATCAACGTGGGCGATGCGCTCCTCATCCTCGGGCAGATGGCGCTCGAGCGTCTGATGGCCGCCGGTTATCCGCCGAAGCTGGTGCTGGACATCATCCGCGCCATCAACCAGACGGCGCTCGCCATCTGCGAGGGGCAGTACCTGGATCTCGCCTTCGAGGAGCGGTTGGAGCTCACCGAGGCGGACTACCTCGCCATGGTGGAGCGCAAGACGGCGCGTCTGCTGGGCATCTCGCTGCGCACGGGGGCGCTGGCCGGTGGTGGCTCCGCCGAGGCGGCCAGCAGCCTGGAGGAGTATGGGATCGCGCTCGGCCTGGCCTATCAGGCCCAGGATGACGTGCTCGGCATCTGGGGGGATCCCTCGGTGACGGGCAAGCCCGTGGCGGATGACCTGTACCGCCGCAAGAAGAGCCTGCCCGTCGTCCACGCGCTGTCCCACGCGGTGCCAGAGGATCGCGAGCGCTTGCGGACGCTGCTCACCACCCCCGAGCCGGCCGACGCGCAGGTGCAGGAGATGCTGGACATCCTCGCGCGTGCCGGCTCGCGAGCCGCCACCGAGCAGACGGTGGCCCGCTACTCCCGGCTCGCCTGCGACGCGCTGGCGAAGGTGCCCCAGTGCCCGCCCGCGGTGCGCGAGGAGCTACAGACATTGGTGATGGCGCTCGAGTTGCGGACGTCGTAA
- a CDS encoding FKBP-type peptidyl-prolyl cis-trans isomerase encodes MRFGILAAVLLALTGLQANAQELKTEDEKTIYALGLSIGRSVKVFDLTPAEIEIVKRGMTDSLTGAKPVVDLEKYGPNLQPLAKGRQERAGQKFLETAAKEKGATKLPSGIIYKELKAGTGASPKATDTVKVNYRGTLITGTEFDSSYKRGEPAEFPLNGVIPCWTEGVQKMKVGGKSQLVCPAKVAYGDQGSPPSIPPNATLVFEIELLGIGGQGADVPRADPQPKK; translated from the coding sequence ATGCGATTTGGAATTCTGGCAGCGGTACTGCTCGCCCTCACCGGGCTCCAGGCGAATGCACAGGAGCTCAAGACCGAGGATGAGAAGACGATCTACGCGCTGGGCCTGTCGATCGGCCGGAGCGTCAAGGTGTTCGATCTGACCCCGGCGGAGATCGAGATCGTCAAGAGGGGCATGACGGACTCGCTCACGGGCGCCAAGCCGGTGGTGGACCTGGAGAAGTACGGACCCAATCTGCAGCCGCTCGCCAAGGGCCGGCAGGAGCGCGCCGGGCAGAAGTTCCTGGAGACGGCCGCCAAGGAGAAGGGCGCCACGAAGCTGCCCTCGGGCATCATCTACAAGGAACTCAAGGCCGGCACGGGCGCCAGCCCCAAGGCGACGGACACGGTGAAGGTGAACTACCGCGGCACCCTCATCACCGGCACCGAGTTCGACAGCTCCTACAAGCGCGGCGAGCCCGCCGAGTTCCCCCTCAACGGCGTCATCCCCTGCTGGACCGAGGGCGTGCAGAAGATGAAGGTGGGCGGCAAGTCGCAGCTGGTGTGCCCGGCGAAGGTCGCCTACGGCGATCAGGGCTCGCCTCCCTCCATCCCGCCCAACGCCACCCTGGTGTTCGAGATCGAGCTGCTCGGCATCGGCGGCCAGGGCGCGGACGTGCCCCGGGCGGATCCGCAGCCGAAGAAGTAG
- a CDS encoding PilZ domain-containing protein — MSDKRKNARVPLDIYLNKYMGGVPYMARAADISQEGVSLARLLEPEQDTRRVGLQFQLPGSDEVIYAEGEVVREWVEAGAHQGANQDERSGVRFTLLTQRHRRLIDDYVTRSAQAH, encoded by the coding sequence ATGAGCGACAAGCGGAAGAATGCGCGGGTTCCCCTCGACATCTACCTGAACAAGTACATGGGGGGCGTGCCGTACATGGCGCGCGCCGCCGACATCAGCCAGGAGGGAGTGAGCCTGGCGCGTCTGCTCGAGCCCGAGCAGGACACCCGGCGGGTGGGGCTCCAGTTCCAGCTTCCCGGCTCGGACGAGGTCATCTACGCCGAGGGCGAGGTGGTGCGCGAGTGGGTGGAGGCGGGAGCGCACCAGGGGGCGAACCAGGACGAGCGCTCGGGCGTGCGCTTCACGCTGCTCACCCAGCGGCACCGCCGGTTGATTGATGACTACGTGACACGCAGCGCGCAAGCGCACTGA
- a CDS encoding PEGA domain-containing protein, with protein MALERTKRSRGGWALVGLVLGCASGPEQVDSPAADRARELMRAMRSRNGNLLLRCEPEDAEVHLDGVLQGVCTDFGGKPSALKVGLGLHRIDVKKDGYWPYTTYFEPSNARAGLTIKLKSMGQESGGSD; from the coding sequence ATGGCCCTGGAGAGGACGAAGCGGAGTCGCGGGGGGTGGGCCCTGGTGGGGCTGGTGCTCGGGTGTGCCTCGGGTCCCGAGCAGGTGGACTCTCCGGCGGCGGATCGTGCGCGCGAGCTGATGCGCGCCATGCGATCGCGCAACGGCAACCTGCTGCTGCGGTGCGAGCCCGAGGATGCCGAGGTGCACCTGGACGGGGTGCTCCAGGGCGTGTGCACCGACTTCGGTGGCAAGCCGAGCGCGCTGAAGGTGGGCCTGGGGCTGCACCGCATCGACGTGAAGAAGGACGGCTACTGGCCGTACACCACGTACTTCGAGCCCAGCAATGCCCGGGCGGGGCTGACGATCAAGCTGAAGTCGATGGGGCAGGAGAGCGGCGGCTCGGACTGA
- a CDS encoding DnaA N-terminal domain-containing protein, whose product MAGLDWVQVDVGFPMSLPVVCAARTLGMERRAFVGAMVELQIWAVQALPSGRFEPFGLSGGRTADASADMSMDEAVWQEAVEGAVRWTGAPGAFWDALLRAGILVREGDSVRFTLCDRYVQVLEKRSKEAERKRRERAAKASGASAGRPADTSGTSSSRKRKEKESEKKTSSSAAALEVGSSGGRLIPVSPPSDEDVPGAPVEATPVQLALPGTHMVPVSSPPRDVWRAPASEDAASEPSPVEEEAPARAAAFFETCQEERCRALPGLPAEEQPKAWASWYRGALRKVSGDEGRLLDAWRGYIHSDWGRSREPRCTAQAFCTPRVWSRYLEPLKREDPAEVSGAPSVDVSTEAGRRWRECLAWLHDHGKRYALTWLAQARAVEVEDGRLVLEVPDAHFRQWVQEHYGQMVEQLTRELGLEGVCWRVADGVRAPLLG is encoded by the coding sequence ATGGCCGGGTTGGACTGGGTACAGGTGGACGTGGGCTTTCCCATGAGCCTCCCCGTGGTGTGCGCCGCTCGCACCCTGGGGATGGAGCGACGGGCCTTCGTGGGAGCCATGGTGGAGCTGCAGATCTGGGCGGTGCAGGCGTTGCCCTCGGGACGCTTCGAGCCCTTCGGACTGTCCGGCGGACGGACCGCGGACGCGTCCGCGGACATGTCCATGGACGAGGCGGTGTGGCAGGAGGCGGTGGAGGGCGCGGTCCGGTGGACGGGCGCTCCTGGAGCCTTCTGGGACGCGCTGCTGCGCGCCGGAATCCTGGTGAGGGAAGGGGACAGCGTCCGCTTCACCCTCTGTGATCGCTACGTGCAGGTGCTCGAGAAGAGGAGCAAGGAGGCCGAGCGCAAGCGCCGGGAGCGCGCCGCCAAGGCCTCGGGCGCGTCCGCCGGACGTCCCGCGGACACGTCCGGGACGTCCTCCTCCAGAAAGAGAAAGGAGAAGGAGAGTGAGAAGAAGACTTCTTCTTCTGCAGCAGCACTGGAGGTTGGATCCTCGGGCGGACGGCTCATCCCCGTCTCCCCGCCCTCGGACGAGGACGTGCCCGGAGCGCCGGTGGAGGCCACGCCCGTCCAGCTCGCGCTGCCGGGAACGCACATGGTGCCCGTGTCCTCTCCGCCGCGAGACGTCTGGCGGGCCCCGGCGTCCGAGGACGCGGCATCCGAGCCGTCCCCGGTCGAGGAGGAGGCTCCGGCCCGGGCGGCGGCCTTCTTCGAGACGTGTCAGGAGGAGCGCTGCCGGGCACTTCCCGGACTCCCCGCCGAGGAGCAGCCCAAGGCCTGGGCGAGCTGGTACCGCGGAGCCCTGCGCAAGGTGAGCGGGGACGAGGGACGTCTGCTGGACGCCTGGCGCGGGTACATCCACTCCGACTGGGGGCGCAGCCGTGAGCCCCGTTGTACGGCGCAGGCGTTCTGTACGCCCCGGGTCTGGAGCCGCTACCTCGAGCCGCTGAAGCGGGAGGATCCGGCCGAGGTGTCCGGTGCACCGTCCGTGGACGTGTCCACCGAGGCGGGCCGCCGCTGGCGGGAGTGCCTCGCGTGGCTGCACGACCATGGGAAGCGGTACGCCCTGACGTGGCTGGCGCAGGCCCGTGCCGTGGAGGTGGAGGACGGACGCCTGGTGCTCGAGGTGCCAGACGCGCACTTCCGCCAGTGGGTGCAGGAGCACTACGGCCAGATGGTGGAGCAGCTCACCCGGGAGCTCGGCCTCGAGGGCGTGTGCTGGCGGGTGGCCGATGGGGTCCGTGCGCCCCTTCTCGGATAG
- a CDS encoding AI-2E family transporter, whose protein sequence is MEPPPAEGELSEAEARRVDFAWSAAMVGSLALVFALLSVFGGVSVPVLLALAMAYVLNPLVTAMERRGLNRTLGTSVVFAGSLLLLIGAVLYLIPVFREEAVKLPDFFRRASERVVPQVESLLGRPLPDLLRQRMTELGAQASEILQSAGPTAARLVASFAGNTARLVATLLGLLVVPVLGFFFLQDYPRLVGMVKGLVPRRAVGLVSRRFSEVDDVLSAFVRGQITVGAILSVLYGGGLWFARIDLAIVIGVIAGFGNMVPYLGTGLGVVLAALGLMLSWQGPWQLAAVAGTFVVAQMAEGLFITPKVVGDKVGLSSVAVIIAILAFGELFGFTGILLAVPTTAILKVVLSVVVERYKRTGLYTGEQPVP, encoded by the coding sequence GTGGAGCCACCGCCCGCCGAGGGCGAGCTCTCCGAGGCCGAGGCCCGGCGGGTGGATTTCGCCTGGTCGGCGGCCATGGTGGGCTCGTTGGCGCTGGTGTTCGCGCTGCTGTCGGTGTTCGGCGGCGTGTCGGTGCCGGTGCTGCTGGCGCTCGCCATGGCGTACGTGCTCAACCCGCTGGTCACCGCCATGGAGCGCCGGGGCCTCAACCGCACCCTGGGGACGAGCGTGGTGTTCGCCGGGAGCCTGCTGCTGCTGATCGGCGCGGTGCTCTACCTCATCCCGGTCTTCCGGGAGGAGGCGGTGAAGCTGCCGGACTTCTTCCGCCGGGCGAGTGAGCGGGTGGTGCCGCAGGTGGAGTCGTTGCTGGGACGTCCGTTGCCGGATCTGCTGCGGCAGCGCATGACGGAGCTGGGGGCGCAGGCCTCGGAGATCCTCCAGAGCGCGGGGCCCACGGCGGCGCGGCTGGTGGCGAGCTTCGCGGGCAACACCGCGCGGTTGGTGGCCACGCTGCTGGGCCTGTTGGTGGTACCGGTGCTGGGCTTCTTCTTCCTCCAGGACTATCCGCGGCTGGTGGGCATGGTGAAGGGCCTGGTGCCGCGCCGGGCGGTGGGGCTGGTCAGCCGGCGCTTCTCCGAGGTGGATGACGTCCTGTCCGCCTTCGTGCGTGGGCAGATCACCGTGGGGGCCATCCTCTCGGTGCTCTATGGCGGTGGCCTGTGGTTCGCGCGCATCGACCTGGCGATCGTGATCGGGGTGATCGCCGGGTTCGGCAACATGGTGCCCTACCTCGGGACGGGTCTGGGGGTGGTGCTGGCGGCGCTGGGGCTGATGTTGTCCTGGCAGGGCCCGTGGCAGCTCGCGGCGGTGGCGGGCACCTTCGTGGTGGCCCAGATGGCCGAGGGCCTCTTCATCACCCCCAAGGTGGTGGGCGACAAGGTGGGCCTCTCGTCGGTGGCCGTGATCATCGCCATCCTGGCCTTTGGAGAGCTGTTCGGCTTCACCGGCATCCTGCTGGCGGTGCCCACGACGGCCATCCTCAAGGTGGTGCTGAGCGTGGTGGTGGAGCGCTACAAGCGGACCGGCCTCTACACGGGCGAGCAGCCCGTCCCCTGA
- a CDS encoding uracil-DNA glycosylase gives MAKSKATGTAGAAGLARLHEEIITCRACPRLVEWREQVAREKRRAFRDWTYWGRPVPGFGDPQAELVILGLAPAAHGANRTGRVFTGDRSGDFLFAGLHRAGFANQPRSEHRDDGLALTGAYIVAPCKCAPPDNKPLPEELVRCAPFLDREMALLPGRVVLTLGGIAWNATLAWLERAGVSIPTPRPSFGHGAELALPGAPVLLGCYHVSQQNTQTGRLTPAMFDAIMARARVLIENRRGT, from the coding sequence GTGGCGAAGAGCAAGGCGACAGGGACGGCAGGCGCGGCGGGGCTCGCGCGCCTTCACGAGGAGATCATCACCTGCCGGGCGTGTCCCCGGTTGGTGGAGTGGCGCGAGCAGGTGGCGCGGGAGAAGCGCCGGGCCTTCCGCGACTGGACGTACTGGGGCCGGCCCGTGCCCGGCTTCGGGGACCCCCAGGCGGAGCTGGTCATCCTCGGACTGGCGCCGGCGGCACATGGGGCCAACCGGACGGGCCGGGTGTTCACCGGGGATCGCTCGGGGGACTTCCTGTTCGCCGGGCTGCACCGGGCGGGCTTCGCCAACCAGCCCCGGAGCGAGCACCGGGACGACGGCCTCGCGCTGACGGGGGCCTACATCGTCGCGCCGTGCAAGTGCGCGCCGCCGGACAACAAACCCCTGCCGGAGGAGCTGGTCCGGTGTGCTCCCTTCCTGGACCGGGAGATGGCCCTGCTGCCCGGCCGGGTGGTCCTGACGCTGGGGGGCATTGCCTGGAACGCGACGCTCGCCTGGCTGGAGAGGGCGGGGGTGTCCATTCCCACGCCCCGGCCGTCCTTCGGACACGGAGCGGAGCTGGCCCTGCCGGGGGCGCCGGTGCTCCTGGGCTGCTACCACGTGAGCCAGCAGAACACGCAGACGGGCCGGCTCACCCCCGCCATGTTCGACGCGATCATGGCCCGGGCCCGGGTGCTGATCGAAAATCGCCGGGGAACATGA